The Argentina anserina chromosome 5, drPotAnse1.1, whole genome shotgun sequence genome includes the window ATAGAAAATTCTGATTTGTTGGAAAACAATACACCACGAAGAGGCTTTCCATCAATAACAGTTTCAATTGTGTAACCATCATTCAACCTTTCAGTGACCTTTGCTTGAAATGACCTCTTTGCTGGCGCGGATTGATTCAATGGGAAAATTTGATCACCTGCAGTGACAGATAACCAGTAAAAATCAACTACATACATACTTTAACTCGTAAACCATGCAGCAGAACCTTACATTTTAAGGATAGAGCATAATCAACTCCTTAAGGTGCATGGGATAGTATATATTCAAACTCAAAAATGGGGATATAGTGAACATACTCGAAAGTGTCTAGGGAAAACACTCGAAAATCCGTCCAAAGACAAAGTAAACGTATATATAGATCCCCCATGGATGAAATAGTATGAATTCAAACACAGAAAATGATAGCAATCttttaaatgtaaaaagtgtaCTGGATTGACAAGGAAACATAGGACTTCCTAGGATCAGGAGCTTCCTACAGATATACTGGTCTTCAAATGAGCTGAGAAGTCTTGCATTAAAAAAACTAGGGGGAAATGGGCACAAGGGAACTCGCCTGAAGTGTTACCAGACATAGttgcaggaaaaaaaaaggtatgaGAGCAGACAAATGGGACACAATTATACTCACCAGGTTGACCATAAAATGGAACACTTGAGGGTTGGAAAATTTCAGCACCAGTTCCAACTGGAACAAGAGCTCTGTCATGAATTGGAGTGAAATTTTGTTCCTGGCATTTTAGCTTTAATTGCTTCCTCAATGATAACTTTTCCAGCCTCCTTTCACTCTCTCTGACAAGTcctaaaatcagaaatcataTCAGATCAGCAAAACTGTTATCAATGTTCATACTACGGCAAACAATTTGaataagaaagaagcaatAGGACACATTTTTGTCAGAAATTGGAAAGATATTATTTGCAAAGCTCTAGAGCAGATCAGTTCAAGGAAACTCGGCCACGACCCAAAATTCAAAGTTCCCACAAAGCCAAAAGTGCATTAGTTGTATAGGCTTCCGGAATGTTTCATGGTCGCCAAACAAATTCGTTATCAGGATATAACACTAACTCCTGACTATTTGTTTTTGTAAGAagaatcaaaataaataatgccaCAGCAAGAAAAACTGGATAAAAAGGAAACAATCAATTAAAGATCTTCAgttaaggagaagaagattctCCTTATAGCAAACAGATCTAGCTTACTTTATATGAGACACACTTCTTTAAATGAACAGTACATAATTATAGCATCCACTACTTCATATGTGCAACTTCATTTGGAAAGTGGGTGTTCAATGGTCTATGTTGAGCTGGTAATGTGAATGTTCGGTTTGCTGATTTTCGGTTTATACTCAAGGATATTGATGAAGATGGGCGGGGTATAGTTAGGCGTATATAGAGTGGCAGGGGATACTTGCAGTATTCATGGAAAAGGATGAAAAGTTCACAATTCACCTGTGTTCAAGTAAAACATATCATCCAGTCCTTCAAGACTTTTATTGCAACCACCAATAAACACAAGAACACCTCCTTTCACAGGATCCAAACAGTCCCCGGCAACAGAAAATCTAGCAGATGGTCCGTCACCTGTAGTTACCACCTTTGTCCATACGCCAGTATCTGAACATTGGGATTGAAGAGGTGTATCATTAAAAAAAGCAAATTTATACTTGAGTCGCACATAGGAGCTAGAATACGCTGTACATATAGACACGGAGACAGAAGAAAATTGATcgcaacaaaaaaataatccATAAATGCAGCAAACAAACGGAATGTTGTGAGTCTATATAGATTAGATATTCCAGTGCTCTGTAACTGTAGTGATCAAGAGCATTTACTGTTACTACCAAAAGGTTGAAACACAAACCCCCCGTCCCCCTTCTCAAATATCGACAATTATGTTAAAATGGGATAGTATAAGAAAGTCATTCATTGGATGATTGGATCTCCATCCATGAGCCACCTACCCTTTCATCGttcataattaatttaataactTCATAGTAAAGTAAAGGAATGATTTCTCAAGTTTCAAAGCTCATAAACATTACAATTTTCCTAACTTTACTGCTTACTTTAACATGCTATATACATACACATATGGAAAGACAAGGATATAATTTGGAATAGTACTTAATACATACCAACATCGAGCATGTAGAGGTCATTGTATAGACTTTGTGCATTTGTAAATCCCCCGAACACAAACAAGTTCTTCCCAAAAGCAACGGTAGAATGACCACCTCGGGGTGGCAATAACTGGCCGGAAGTGTTCAACTCCCTCCACACTAGAGTATCTAGAACAGTACAGTGATGCCATTTTTTAAAAGAAGAGATCATAAACAACATTCCAAAGTTAGGCAAGCCATATTAACTAACGAACAATTGTTTTCTGATGCATTACGTAATTGGTCAAAGCTTATaagaaaataacaataccTGCATCGAGAATATGGACATCAGACAAATAGTAATCATGCCCATCTTCACCACCAATCACAATCACTTTGTTCTTTGAAGATGAGCAAGTATGGCTGTCGCGAGGAGATGGTGGTGTGCCAGATGTTATAGATTTCTTCCATGCAAAATTCTCTACAAGAGGTTATAGTAAAAGGATTACTATCGTTAGTATTGTATTGCATATGAAATTGATCCTACGTAAATGTGACCCTCAGAAGCCCAAGTAAATACAGAATCCACTAACAATTAGATATGGAAAGCATACCTGTATTCAAGATGTACAGATCATTGTAGTAGACTTCCTCATCATTATTTGCCGATTTTCCACAGCCACCAAAGACAAACAGCCGCTTCCCAACAAGCGCTGCACTATGGCCTTCACGAGCTTCTGGCCCCTCTCCTCTGAAAGTTGGAGATATCCATGTATGCGAAGCTACACAAAGCACCAAGAACATAAGTaggtaataaataaataattcagCATTAGCAATCCCTTAAACATACTGAAGACCGTATGCAAAACAAATACATAACATCTAATTGAGTTACTTGACTAAATGCTGTTGCTAGAACTTGTAGCTCATCAAAAGACACTGATAAAGAAGCCAATATAAACAGGAGAGAAACCACTCACACGTCTCAAGTATATGCAAGTCCTTGAGAGGGTTTGTCCCATCAGTGCCTCCAAATACAAACAAATTTTCACCAATAGTAGTACAAGTGTGGCTGTCCCTTGGAGTTGGTGGTGTGCCTTTTATCACTGGCTGGCTCCATGTATGCGTCACTGCACTCAGCAACTCACAATCAGAAGACGAACAATCTTTCATAACCAAAAAGAACCAAGTACGGcaataaaccctaaaacacCAAAGCCCCAAGAACTACTCCCGTATAAgataaaacacaaaacaaagaaaatccCAGTCCAATTAAGGAAGAAAGATTCAGAATCCAACAAAATAAACCCCAACGAAAACCCTAACATGCACATTAACCCACATAAACACATGATAAAAATCCAAACTTTCGCACACGAGAATCACAAAACCAACAATGGGAACccaaatttgcagaaaacaaGACAAACCCAGAACAAAATTGAGCATATGGAGAACCCACCAGTGTCAAAGACGTGAACTTGGTTGGTCTGACAGTTGTCTCTGCCATAACCACCGAAGACATAGAGCAACCTTCCTTCTTTAACGGCGTTGCAGGTGTGGCCCCACCTCTTGCCTGGGCCATGCATCCCATTGTGAACCAGAACAGCTTCTTGAGCTTGGTGTGGAGGTTGAAGATGGACCCTTTCCCACCTCATTTCTACAATTCAGAGCCGAAAAACAGAGCAGCTGGTAGAAAAGTgaaagatgtgaaatttgggatgtgaaattttttatttattcatgGGGGGTTCAGGGGTTGGAGTTGGATTTTTGTATTTATTGGAAGTGGTGTTGTGCAAGTGAGGTAATAAAGAATTCAAGAAATGGTAAAATGATAATTGGTTCTCACTTTTTCAATTTATATCAAAAAATGTGAAAGTGGGTTAGGTTCAAGAACAAAGAGACCAAATATACGAGATAGATAGCTTTTCCTTTTTGGATCAATTGTGAAAGGGaatctcacacaaacaaaaaaaatgtaaatgtaaattttatcatAGATTATGTAAACAAAGACGGCTTAAACCGAATTTGGAAATATTTAGTTTAAGTAGGAACATAAGCAAAAGTTAGTTGTTTCAAGAAGAGGATGAAGTACTTTGTTTCATAATGATACCATTGCACGATTCATAATGAATTACGGGTACGGAGATGTACTAATTTTACAGTGACGCAATTAACCATAAATATGTATGGTCTGATTGCACTATTCATAATGAATTACGGGTATGGAGATGTACTCATTTCACAGTGAAATATGTACGGTTTGTTACGGATAAGATTGataaatataacaagtgaCATATTAGTGAACTTGGAACATCTCAAACAAATTATGCATTTTggataaaaatgaaattttggaGGAAAATTGTCCAATTTTCACTCTAATATATTCTCTATCACATTTTTtaaaatagagaaagagaTGAAAAATGAGAGATGATTCTCTATATTTGCAGGATGCAAAAATTTTGCATAGCCAAATATTAAATGCTACACTTATTCTATTAATTCAAACTTAGATTACAACCAATcaaaaatacaaataattaattacaaGCCAACGATATAAAAATATGAGATACTTTATAgttataataaataataaaataaaatattttattgttGTAATTAATGAAGAAATTTGTAGAATAAAGAAGTTGTTGGAGTTACTCTATCATGAATTGtatttatgtatgttatgTACGAGGTAAGAAGGATCTGCAGTTCGGAAGCAACCATTTTTAGAGATTTTTGAAatttacttttctattttagagaaaatataaataaattgttGAAGATACTACATATCATGACATATAATCGATACCCACATTTCAATTTTGCATGGAAAAGTAAACTTTATTTAGAATCGTCAATAGGATGGGTTATAGTGAAGATGATCACTCTACTTCTACTATATAGTCAATTAAAAACATTTTTCTTTGGAtcttattttcattatttcctTGTTCTTAcataaatttgtaaaattattgtttGAATGTAAAATTTTCGAGTACAATGAAATGAATCACCAATGAAAGTTGCTCAGAATTTCCTCATAGAAATGAGTTGAAGAACTGGTGTTGAGTACAACAAAGGAAGAAGGGGATGTAAGTAACGTACTATTTTCGAGCTCCGTATTTTCCAGTCAAAATGAAAAACGTACAACTTATTTTGAATCTAGAAAATCAGGTCAGGGCTGAAAAACTCAGAAACATGCGACGGTTACGACAGTTACAGTACAATGAGCCAACAGGCATAGCCCCACTGCACAGGCCCAAACTTTGGCATCTGCAAGACTGCAATCAGGGAGATGAGTTTTCCCAAATAATCTGAATTTTAATACCGGGAAAATAATCCGGTATCATTGAAAGATTTGGTAATTTAGCTCCAGAAAGAAGACTGTTCCGAGACACTAATAGCTAACTGGAACATCTCTCAGTGTCCTACACATATCACATCTACAAAATGCTGCCCAAGTAATCTGCAGACTAAGCTAAAACAAACGACGCCCCTTTCGAAGTCTTGCCCGGGCTATAGCTGCCACTGCTGCACCTTCCAAGTGCGCAGATCCTGATATCTGATGGTCTCCCTGCACAAAACCATCATGTCACCATTACATTTACTAGAACATATCAACGTCTGTGGACTTTTGGTATATTTGCACGGGGAAGAAAGTTCTGGAGTTTCAAAGTCATTAAGGTGCGATGAGGTTACGTGGTCATGCCAAGTCATATTACACGTGAACAACAATATGCAGAACATAATGGGTGATGATAATCAGGAGTCATTTCTAAAATAGATTTTAAGGCAAATGCACACACAGAAATGTAAAAATGGTAGAAACCGACATACCTGCATTATCCTTAAGACATCCTTTCCAATTAGGAAGATTCCCTAAAACAGAAAAAGCAGGTGATTTAGTTGAGTATTTGCATAATGGCCACTATAAATCACATGACATAGAAACACACTTATGAGCAGCATGGCAGGAACTGGTATGATAAACTCAAGGTATAGGGTAGCTGTCGGATGAAGGAATATATCAAGTAACATGATAGCATTCATAGCACCACTTGCCCCCTAAATGTTACAAAACAACTCAATAAGATAACTTGGATGCTCtcagaaaataaaatctgaTTTAAGTCCGTCAACGTTTAGTCAAGCAATCAATGAAAACAATTCAGTATTCATCCCTTCTTGCCTCCATATAACTGGGCAAACAAGCCCtcattcaaaacaaacaagcATGATGCATGTCATAATATGCCACAAAACAAAAGGTGATTTGAATTTAGAGACAACGCCTCACAATCCCAAGCACAAACAACAGTGGCAAGAAACCACAAATGTTCTCAGATAGAAGTTATTTTCCAGAGTACACTTTCTTAAATTCAATGGTAAAATTTGACACCACACTTAGAAATAACAAGGAGAAcgtttgtcaaaaaaaaaaaaagaattaacaAGAAGAAGTAAGGGGGGTATAAATAGAAAGTATTAGAAACACCAACGCATGCAAAAAGAGAAATATCACATTCTATTtccatgtatataatttattgGATGGATAATTCAGGCTGAAAAAGTATAACATTCCTTTCATCATTTATTCTTTTGGTAATCATTTATAGGCCGTTAAAAGTCGCTGAGAAATTGCATACAAATCTACTATCATTTAGTAGCCTGATTTATAACATACCAAACCTGGAATCTTAGAATTGTCCCTTGTCCCAAATGGTCGGTTCTGCAAACATCAGATAGTGAGAATTCTCAATAGCTATATTCAATAAAGGTTCACTGAATTATAATTGGCatctaaataataattttataatcTCCTTGGGCAGACTACTACTTTTCCAGAAACTTGATTTGCGGACAATtatcttttgttttcaaaatacCGACTCAATACTTGATGTTGGTTGTCTCACGTGAAAACTGATAAAGTTATTTAGTATCATGGTACCTTTGATGATGCAGCCAGGAAGGCACGGTGCACCATGTAAAAGACTGAGTCACCAATAGCTCCCGCTAGATACAATTTTAGCAAGAACTCAGGCCCAAAGTTCTTCCAATCTGGTCAATATACCAAAACCAGATGAGCAAGGTTGATAATGATTGAATTCACCACATCATGGAGATCATATCATAAAATAAATTGAGCAAACTTAGGTTTATGATTCATGCTCCAACAAAACAGATT containing:
- the LOC126793498 gene encoding uncharacterized protein LOC126793498 isoform X2 → MRWERVHLQPPHQAQEAVLVHNGMHGPGKRWGHTCNAVKEGRLLYVFGGYGRDNCQTNQVHVFDTVTHTWSQPVIKGTPPTPRDSHTCTTIGENLFVFGGTDGTNPLKDLHILETSSHTWISPTFRGEGPEAREGHSAALVGKRLFVFGGCGKSANNDEEVYYNDLYILNTENFAWKKSITSGTPPSPRDSHTCSSSKNKVIVIGGEDGHDYYLSDVHILDADTLVWRELNTSGQLLPPRGGHSTVAFGKNLFVFGGFTNAQSLYNDLYMLDVDTGVWTKVVTTGDGPSARFSVAGDCLDPVKGGVLVFIGGCNKSLEGLDDMFYLNTGLVRESERRLEKLSLRKQLKLKCQEQNFTPIHDRALVPVGTGAEIFQPSSVPFYGQPGDQIFPLNQSAPAKRSFQAKVTERLNDGYTIETVIDGKPLRGVLFSNKSEFSIPAAPDSSRKRVAGEVDGVMSNGGCNTQSKDSVGNAQAKVSTSHEIAHGQVTANPVPLVNHLNLGDTLTSDTLESNTEDLGKERTKIPTGGNGAAISQRQFH
- the LOC126793498 gene encoding tip elongation aberrant protein 1-like isoform X1, whose amino-acid sequence is MRWERVHLQPPHQAQEAVLVHNGMHGPGKRWGHTCNAVKEGRLLYVFGGYGRDNCQTNQVHVFDTVTHTWSQPVIKGTPPTPRDSHTCTTIGENLFVFGGTDGTNPLKDLHILETSSHTWISPTFRGEGPEAREGHSAALVGKRLFVFGGCGKSANNDEEVYYNDLYILNTENFAWKKSITSGTPPSPRDSHTCSSSKNKVIVIGGEDGHDYYLSDVHILDADTLVWRELNTSGQLLPPRGGHSTVAFGKNLFVFGGFTNAQSLYNDLYMLDVDTGVWTKVVTTGDGPSARFSVAGDCLDPVKGGVLVFIGGCNKSLEGLDDMFYLNTGLVRESERRLEKLSLRKQLKLKCQEQNFTPIHDRALVPVGTGAEIFQPSSVPFYGQPGDQIFPLNQSAPAKRSFQAKVTERLNDGYTIETVIDGKPLRGVLFSNKSEFSIPAAPDSSRKRVAGEVDGVMSNGGCNTQSKDSVGNAQAKVSTSHEIAHGQVSVTANPVPLVNHLNLGDTLTSDTLESNTEDLGKERTKIPTGGNGAAISQRQFH